atgtttgtgtgtcttgtctatgtgttccaggtgttacgtttgtgtgtcttgtctatgtgttccaggttgttatgtttgtgtgtcttgtctatgtgttccaggtgttatgtttgtgtgtcttgtctatgtgttccaggtgttatgtttgtgtgtcttgtctatgtgttccaggtgttatgtttgtgtcttgtctatgtgttccaGGTGTTAGTCATGTCATGTCTATGTGTTCCaggtgttatgtttgtgtgtcttgtctatgtgttccaggtgttacgtttgtgtgtcttgtctatgtgttccaggtgttatgtttgtgtgtcttgtctatgtgttccatgtgttatgtttgtgtgtcttgtctatgtgttccaggtgttatgtttgtgtgtcttgtctgtgttccaggtgttatgtttgtgtgtcttgtctatgtgttccaggtgttatgtttgtgtgtcttgtctatgtgttccaTGTGTTACGTTtgtgtcttgtctatgtgttccaggtgttatgtttgtgtgtcttggtCTATGTGTTTCCaggtgttatgtttgtgtgtcttgtctatgtgttccaGTGTTTAcgtttgtgtgtcttgtctatgtgttccaggtgttacgtttgtgtcttgtctatgtgttccaGGTGTTGGAGTTTGCAGAGCAGCGCTACCAGCAGAAGATGTCAGTCCCCGACAGCCAGCTAGACGCTATTGGCTGCCTCCCCATGGCCATCCCCTTTGTGCTTCTCTCTGCCACAGCCAATGAGGACCAAGCTGCAAGTGTTGCACCCATCCCTTTTTGGAATATTTGAAtaggagaatctcaattgcatttccttgatccttctctccttgcctcatctcaaaacccattggatgagaaggtcagaggggagggaacGTTGAATTTCTCATCCAAtgagttttgagaaggagacgagaacACAAGAAATGAAGATTTTCCCaatgaaactctctctctctccccctctttttactgtcctttctctcttcctctcccaggtGTCTGCAGCGGTAGAGTTTGTCCGGctcacccacccccaccccaagGTGGAGAAATATGTGACGCTGTATGCCCGAGCCCTCCATGCCACTCTGAATGGGGCGTGTCTGAAGCAGCAAGCGGAGGCCGCCCTCAAGTCACCCGACCTGGACGCATGGGACACTTGCAAGCCCTACATACAGAAAGCAGCCAGGTTTCCAACCTCTTCTGCAGAGGGGCTCAAGGTTCACCAGAGTGCAGTGGAAATGCTTGGCATGGCCTGCTACACCCAAGgtgtctatcactctctctctactctgtctacCTATCCACAGCAGTGTGATTTAGTTCCATTGTGTGTGATGCAAGTGTCCACTGAGTCTAATAGAAGTTTGCGTGTCCTTTATAGGTGCCCTCAGTAGTATGTTCTACCTAGCACACGAGTTTCACAGCGACCATCATGGAGGGATCCTGGCAAACACCAATTGTGGCggtaagtttgtttgtttgcatGTGGTGCCAATTKATCTGTTTTAATGTTTTAAGGTGTGTGTTTTGAGAATTGTCAGTCtaaagtgtctgtgtgtctttttcAGGAGAGAACTGCAACAGGGGTTCTGCTTTGGGGGCTCTGCTGGGTGCGAGGGCAGGGTACACGGGTGGATCTGTACCCCAGGAGTGGAAAGATGGATTGAGGAACGCACAGGAACCCATCCATGAAATACTAAAGATGCTCTGAGACTGCCCCCTATAGGACTTAAAGCGTGCATCAGAGCACTGACACGCATATCTTACCTCCGTTTGGTTGGTGTAACTCAAAACAACAT
The nucleotide sequence above comes from Salvelinus sp. IW2-2015 unplaced genomic scaffold, ASM291031v2 Un_scaffold7506, whole genome shotgun sequence. Encoded proteins:
- the LOC112079282 gene encoding uncharacterized protein is translated as CYVLRLCLVYVFQVLEFAEQRYQQKMSVPDSQLDAIGCLPMAIPFVLLSATANEDQAVSAAVEFVRLTHPHPKVEKYVTLYARALHATLNGACLKQQAEAALKSPDLDAWDTCKPYIQKAARFPTSSAEGLKVHQSAVEMLGMACYTQGALSSMFYLAHEFHSDHHGGILANTNCGGENCNRGSALGALLGARAGYTGGSVPQEWKDGLRNAQEPIHEILKML